The following DNA comes from Miscanthus floridulus cultivar M001 chromosome 5, ASM1932011v1, whole genome shotgun sequence.
TATTTTGCATCAAGAAAGAACGAATCTAATAGTGTAACATCTCTTGCCCTACCTAACTCTGATAAACGAACTGTACAGATCTTGGCCATGTACAAATATTGGCCACCATATCCTATACTCGAAACTGGCAAGGATATGGttgttcctttgttttttttttctttttcctattcGTCCAGACACGAGATACTATGTAGGCATCTACAACTATAATAACCCTATAACATGTACAAGTATCCTATGGGTGGACTTTCGCCAAAGGCGAGGGGAAAAAACTAATGAAAAACTTGTGGAGATGTATAATACTCGCTTTCGCTGAAGAAAGGTCTCAAGTCCTCTTGGCACATGAACTCCAAAGGGAAGCAAACAATATGACCCCGAACGGCCTGCAACCGCTCCATTGGATTGACACATGCCAGGTCTGTATCCTGTTGAGTTTCTGGATTCTCTAGGGCAACACCCAAGTCGATGGTTGTGTGGCCAATTTTCTCCTTCCGATGAGCAAAACTTTGGCGAAATTGGTACCTGCAAGAGTTTGGTATCGTTTCAGAGACCAGCGAGCACAATATTTCGACTGAAATGGATGAAAACTTGAAGACGGGTCCTGCATTCCGCACCTAGAATGGATGTGATCGTTGGGAACACATGAAAATACTTGTTGGTAGATCATGGTATTCTCCTGCCATGTATCAGTTTGTTCAGTTGAGGGGGGGAAATAAGTATTAGTGCTCATTATGTAGCATTCTTATGATAAAAAAAATGCAATGGAAAATCATTAGTTAGTGAAATCACGACATTCATAGACAGGTGCAGTGACATTTAGTCATACTAAAATGGTTTCCTGGTTTAGCGGTTAGTTCAAAACAAACAGTTCAGTCTCTAACTTGAATAGCTTAAAAGAAATAAAGGGCAAAGATAAAGTATCTCCACTACACTCACCTTAGCAGTGGCCATCCAAATGTTTTTGTACGCTGAATCATCCACAGGATCTATAATGCAACTAACCTGAAGGTGAAGATACACATTAAGTGGAATCAAACCCACAAAGAGCCCTAAACTGTATGTGCATCATGCAACTATTCTACTTCTGTCAAAAGCATACGTAAAATATTCAGGACTACTTTATAAAGGGTTGCCATGAAACAGATTCAAAGAGTTGGGTGTTAGATAGTTCAATTGCATGTGTTCAGATGGGAAGAGGGGTGAAACGTTTTTGCTGTGGTTGGCTTTATTCTAGATACCCTGCTGATCCATAGTCTCACTCACTCTATATAGTGTGCAGAAAGCTATAGTGATGGTTCTTCTTCAAGTGTCTCTGTCCAACTCATTTACTCTGTTTGCACTTGTGTACATGACGTAGAAAGGCATTAAGGCATCTTAGCTCAATCCATGCAGTAGACCTGTTCATGGACAACTAGCGCTTGTTCATGACGTAGAAAGGCTATATAGTGTGCGCTTGTTCATTTACTCTTGTTCGCCAAATCCATGACGTAGAAAGGCTATATAGTGTGCACAACTAGCGCTGCAGGTTGAGCTGGGCCAGTTTCACTGGCCCACAGTTTAGATGATATGAACCGTTATTTTCCTAGTTGTCTTCCTCGCCACAACTATCAACATCCAGTCTGCATTCGCTTGTTCATCCAAGGATTCTCATCGGCAAATGCAATTTACAACAGAGGCATCCAACCTTGGACAAGGAGCTTGGCGACCGGCGCATGCTTGGCAGCCCACAACTTGCCATCTCCTCCTGAAGCTCGTCACCTTCTCCTCCTGAAGGTGAGCAACCCAGTGCAGCATCAGCGACACCGACTTTCATTCAGTGCCAGGTACTCTGGGTGGTAGTGCTATGTAGCGATCTGATCAGCTCGTTCTCTTCTTTAACAGCCTTGCGCCGTGTGGACCAGACATCCCGACCGACGTGCCATGCAGCTGGGCCGCCCATCTTCCTTGAGACATGGATGTTAAGCCAGAGAAGCTGTCCACGTATAGGAGACGGCTCGATGGAGCTGATGTGCAAGGGGTGACACAGAGGTGAGCATCCACACGCACGGAGTGGCCCTGGTCACCAACTCCCCGGCCCGCGTCCTAGGTCTAGAGGTAGCTAGTCCGCCGAGAGGCGAGAGATGCTACTCGAACAGAACCTGACAATGGAAAGGAAGGAGGCTGCATCTTTACCGTAACTGTATGCCGGCGGTCCAATGCAACTGGCATGCTGCGGATTCGTCAGCTTGACTTCATGAGTAGCTAAAACCAACAGCGACGAACACAAGGCCAGTGAACATGAAAGCTGCCTCCGCTCAATATTCGCGGTGAATCTGACGGGTCAAACAGTTTGCAGGGCTAAACCAGTACAACCCAGCCTGTTTCTTCGACACATGGTTCGAACCCGGAAACCAGTAAAAACTCCCCAATCACCTTTAACTGGTCAGGTCCAGCTCGGGTCAACGGGTTAGCTGGTTTGCTTCAAAACCGTGAACATGGCTACCATGCAGTACCAATATGAAATATTAGGACACACGGATTTGAGGTGGTGTTAGTTGGAATGGTTTGACATGGGCCTTAAATTGAAAACTGATCAGGTCAGATTTACCGAGGAATTGGATTCAAATACCGATACAGCAGGTTGTTAGATTACCTGTCTGACTGGGTGTCACAATAGGAAGCCAAAAGACAATGAAGGTGAAGCTACTAGGTTGGCAATTAATATCCCATGGTTTAGATAGCATACAATCAACTTTGAGAAAAAAACCAAACAGAGAAACAAGAGAACTTTAGACTATAAATCCTTCTTTCCTCACAATGCTTCTATACTTATTGCAACTCTCAATTTAAAGTTTCAATTGGTGGTTAAAgcataatgaaatatatagcccAAACCTCTCCTGGAAGAAGACCAAGGTGTTCTGCCCATAGAGAAAGTCGTAGGCTGAGGGAGAACTTTCCAGCTTCCCAAGGTCTTCCATCCATTATAGAACTGACAGCCTCTTTATCTTCAATAACTATACCAATCTGAAAGAATAGTAAGACTCCGTTATAGTGTAAATAACAGGGGATTGCCTAAGTAATCCTGGTAATCAtgccttgatcttcactaatTGCAGTTTGGTCATGAACTAAAACACTCTTCACCTTCAACAGCAAACTTTCCAATACaaaaagagtttttttttatacAGAAGAGGAaaaagaaatagagaagatatatACAGGGAAGGGAAAAATAATTTACATCCCAGTTTAGCCTAATTGCATAACTTTAGGAGTATCCCTCCATTAGGGAAGGATATTTCTAAGTTAATCAAGCTGCTTGGATTCAGCAGTTATTGCCTGCATGGAGTCAAAGCATATATACTGTACAACCTTTCATCTATTTGGCCGGCTAATTACTTATAAGTGTAGCATGTGTTTGTTAAAAAAAGAGCACCATGCAAATATACAAGTCATACCTCGGAATCCCTAGATCCAAGCAAGCTTCTATCATTTATGTTAGCTGAGCCAATTAATGCCATGCGGTCATCAATAATCATCAATTTACTGTGCACATATATCTGCAACATGCAGGTTGTTAGGAAAAGAATTAAAGGAAAGCACAGAGACTAACCATTGCCTAAAGGCATGACCTATTGAGTGTAACAGAACCTtttaaacccccccccccccccccccccccaaaaaaagaaACACCAAAAAAAAGCTTACCTGATTAGTGACCAAATGACCCCCATCACCTAATCTGCCATGTGCTCTAAGCCCATAAAATGAGATGTAATCATGTGCCTTCGAGCCAACCACATCATACAGATTCTTAAGAATTGAATTAGGTCCTCTACAAATAGTTCGGTACTGCCAATGCATAATTGCCCTCACAGACGCAGCTCCACCATCGTCAATGCCACCCTGAAACAAAATATGTAACTATACAGCCACCCTGAAACACCAAACCATGTGTAATCGATACAAAAGCACGCTACCTGAAAACCAGGTAAAAGTGGTATGACAATAATAACCCGGAAGCGCCTTTTCTCCTTTTCTGCTCTAAGTATACGCCTATATAGTGCTTCTAATACACGATTCTTAATTGTGTCATCTCCTGAAAGACCTGATATGAAAAACTGATTCTGCAAAGGACAGCAGAAATAATGTATGTTACAAGGGATATCAGTCTATTTGTAATTATGTGCATATAGAAACATCAAATCTATCGATTCTCAATCATATGAATGTGAACAACTCTGAATAAAGTGTTACGTCGAAACTTAAATCTTATGGCTTAAAACTGCAGAACTAAAAAACACACCTCGATGTAAACAAAATGTTCTGCCTTTTCAATGAGAGAAAAATAGGCATTGTGGATGCTTCCTTCGATTTCAGTTGTTCCTGCTGACCATGGGCCAACACTTCTAACAACCTAAATAACAGAAAACTTTTAATTGGTTAGATATTAGTGTACAGTATGATTTTCGTTATTACTTGGTATACAAGCAATCTAAGAGGACAATAATATCATCTCTGATTCatttcaatccacttggagactAGGACAACAGATTAATGTAGGGCTCTAgccccctttctttcttcttaatataatgaagcgcagctctcctgcgttttcgagaaaaaaGGACAACAGATTAATGCAACCTGGATTTAACAAATGCTGCATGTGATAATTTGAGACAAGGGTTTTCAAGTGACACCTAAGAACAGCTCATGCCTATGGATACTCCTTTTTTTATTGGTGTGGAATAACTATGGATATTTCAACAGCTTTGGCAAGCGAGAAGTGAAAATGAAACTTCAAGATGCTATTTCCATTATTCAAAACTTAGAATCTGTTAGCTTCCATGAAACTTTAAAGATTATGCACCATCGGCTAtttgaacaaaaaaaaaatctttttgcATGACCAAAACCATATGTAATAGTCTAATAGAACACACAGATGGTCGCCACAAACAAATCAAGCCAGTGCGAGATTTTCCATCAGTATGTTAGAGAATTCATGGTAAGATTGTACCGTGAGAAAGAAAGCAACAAACACAGGCAAAAATGTCCAAACAGGCATGTCTATCTGTTGGTAAAACAAACAAGTTATAATGTTGCATTCGGCATAAATCTTGACAAACATAACATTTTCTTCTAACTAGGGACTTCTTATGCCATATCTATTCTCTGAGAAAGTATTAAAGTTCCCTTGAACCACCATGGTCACGTTTACTTGTGTAACAATGAATAGCACTAAGCTGCAAGGGGCATGCACAACACAAAGTTTGGGGCGGCTGAATCTGTAAACCAACATATACCATTAAGTACAAATAAAGTATCAGGATATTAATATCAGTTTAATCGTCAGTGCATGATAACCTGACAACGACATGCTGCTCGGGGACCAACTTCTCCAACGTCAAGCGCAGAGGCAACTTGATCTCCTCGTTCTTGTGTCTCCCACCACTCCTTATCTATGTGTTGCATATTTGGATTTGAGGTGCCATAGTGTTTAGACACTGAAACCTCAAGGGAACCGACATTGTCCACAAATCCTTTCATCTGTAAATCTTGTAAAGAAAGATCTTGTTTGGCCTTTCGGTTCGACAGTGCCTGCTGGTTCCAATTGGTTTTATTTGCATGGTCTGAAAGACCATTGGTGATATTCATGCCATTCAGTCCAAAATCTCCACTTGCGAATGCATGGTGATCAGGTTCATGCGGCAAAAGCAACGGAATGTCCTGACATGATGCTGGTGTTATCAAGGAGTTTAACCTATTAAATTTAATATCCTTATCATGGCCCTGTTTATTCTCCGTTTCCCCATTTGTTTCCTTGCTTGTACCCATGTAATGAGGAATTACCATGTGATGATGAGGCATTAATAATGGAATTGCTTGCTCATTCGGTGCTTTATTCCTCTGCAATAGGTGAGATTGTTAAGTTCAGAACTGATACAGATGAAAAAAACTCCTAAAGCCAACTGACCTTTGCATAGTTCCATCTCTGAACAAAATGCCTTGCTACATCTCTACATGCTGGACCATAAAGTGCACACTGAACATCATGCCAAGGCATGCGAGGATATTTAGTGCGATCAAGCTCATCTTTCATTGTGTCCTCCCAAGAATTTGGCTCAGATTCCCTTACAAACAACAATAGTAAGCACACAAGCTAAATGATTAATATATAAAGTATGCATGCATGGAACCTAATAAAAATTCTGAATAACAAAAATACCTAGGATTATAGTAATCCTTTCCAGGCCATGTTGATGGAGGAAAATCCGCAACTTTATGCTCAGGGGAGTCATAACGACCAAAGCACAAATCAAGACCTCCAACATAGCATACTTGATTATCAACAACAATAATTTTTTCATGGTGAGACCTTCAAGCCACAGAAAAGAGTGAATGATGAGAATTTAATTAATTACAGCTAACAGAAAATAAAAAAGTATAAAACTCCCGTTGTACCATAGATATATGCCAGTCGAGAAATGATCTGGGTAGCGCAGAACTTTAACATTCTCATGAATGTTAAGTAGCCTCCGTTTACTGTACATGCTGTTGATTTTCAATGCAAGAGAAACTTCCTTGTACAAAAGAATGTAAATCTGCAAAACAAAATAGCATTTCTTAGTTACTGAGACTGATAATTAGTATAACTAATTACTATGATCAATACATAAAAAACTAGTGGTGTTTGGCTGGTGCTTCTGCTCTTCGGAAGCTCATCCTGAGGTCGCTTGCTCCAAGCCCTTAGGGTCTGATTGGTTActtgtagggatgaaaacggtacggatattttccgaccgtattcgaaaccgaatccgtttagaggggttgagatctgtccgtatccgagtccggatatccaacatccgataccgtatccgtatccgaatactcaaatcgcatatttatgatgtcgatatccaatcgtatcctatccgacatagttgacactatccgtattcgaatcagaatccggacagaaatatgaaaacaaatgtaatatcggtgatccgtccgtatccgatccgttttcatccctagttactTGTATTGAAATTGCATTGCATTAGAACTTATGCAGCATATCCTTAGCCTGAATAAGGCAATGCATTTCGTTGTTGTTTGGTTTGTCTAGATAGGAGGGTGTAGCCTGTTATGCATGCGTTTGGTTGTCTGTGCCAGCTCTTGAACTGCATAGAGGAATACATTTTTATGTGTTTGGTTGTCTGCATATAATAACTAATATGCTTACCCCTTCATCCCAATAGGTAACCTTACCCTTCGTCATTTTCACGTCCTCACTCATCTCTCTCACTTGTCTTCCCCAAGACTCCTTGGTCCTGCAGTAGCCACACCACTGTTGGTCCACCAGCTCTAGCTGCGAGAAGTAGCCACATCACTGTTGGTTGCAGAAAGGGaaagggagagcgagggagagaggtGCCAGCGTGCGCCGGCGAGAGAAGGCCGCAGGCGTGCAGGACGACAACAGAGGCATCGGCATGCACCTCCTCGAGCTGGGCTAGGATGGCAAGGTAGTCATGCAGGTCCTCGGCGGCTCCGGAGGCCGCAGCGACATGACCCATG
Coding sequences within:
- the LOC136449893 gene encoding phospholipase D zeta 1-like: MTGEEEEEKEHGGHRYVRMPPEPPEPEGLAAASSASFRLPESARVFDELPRARIVGVSRPDAGDITPMLLSYTIEVHYKQFRWLLYKKASQVVYLHFALKRRVFLEEIHEKQEQVKEWLQNLGIGEHMPVVHDDDEADDVHVPSQHDEHSVKNRNVPSSAVLPVIRPALGRQQSISDRAKAAMQEYLNHFLGNLDIVNSREVCKFLEVSLLSFLPEYGPKLKEDYVTARHLPKIEIEMDSKERYCSSCCFSFCSSSWQKVWAVLKPGFLVLLQDPFDPKLLDIIIFDVSPYTDRDEGQTTLAKEIKERNPLHFGFEVSSGGRTIKLRTRSSAKVKDWVTAINAARRPPEGWCHPHRFGSFAPPRGLTEDGSVVQWFIDGHAAFDAIASSIEEAKSEIFITDWWLCPELYLRRPFHFHGSSRLDILLESRAKQGVQIYILLYKEVSLALKINSMYSKRRLLNIHENVKVLRYPDHFSTGIYLWSHHEKIIVVDNQVCYVGGLDLCFGRYDSPEHKVADFPPSTWPGKDYYNPRESEPNSWEDTMKDELDRTKYPRMPWHDVQCALYGPACRDVARHFVQRWNYAKRNKAPNEQAIPLLMPHHHMVIPHYMGTSKETNGETENKQGHDKDIKFNRLNSLITPASCQDIPLLLPHEPDHHAFASGDFGLNGMNITNGLSDHANKTNWNQQALSNRKAKQDLSLQDLQMKGFVDNVGSLEVSVSKHYGTSNPNMQHIDKEWWETQERGDQVASALDVGEVGPRAACRCQVVRSVGPWSAGTTEIEGSIHNAYFSLIEKAEHFVYIENQFFISGLSGDDTIKNRVLEALYRRILRAEKEKRRFRVIIVIPLLPGFQGGIDDGGAASVRAIMHWQYRTICRGPNSILKNLYDVVGSKAHDYISFYGLRAHGRLGDGGHLVTNQIYVHSKLMIIDDRMALIGSANINDRSLLGSRDSEIGIVIEDKEAVSSIMDGRPWEAGKFSLSLRLSLWAEHLGLLPGEVSCIIDPVDDSAYKNIWMATAKENTMIYQQVFSCVPNDHIHSRYQFRQSFAHRKEKIGHTTIDLGVALENPETQQDTDLACVNPMERLQAVRGHIVCFPLEFMCQEDLRPFFSESEYYTSPQVFH